The Marinilongibacter aquaticus genome has a window encoding:
- a CDS encoding DUF3500 domain-containing protein — protein sequence MKQIANLMFALVLSLAACAQKNSNTEALEACQALLKSLPDNLKSEIQFSFDSPERKNWFFTPVPRKGLDYRKLDASQKKLAQKILKASLSESGRETALAIMQLEGVLHVLEKRPADSDHRDPQKYYFSIFGTPDTDEVWGWRIEGHHLSLNYSSAAGEIASATPLFFGTNPARVPAGMPKPEGTEVLKKETQMGFDFLASLNEAQKQKALIAEKSPYDIQSSNKAEAKPTINMEEGLSFAEMSKEQQRALLDMVSYYVRRSPKGFAVELMQKIEQEGIDKLHFVWMGVDHWGEGHYYRIHSPAILIEYDCTQNNANHVHTVVREFANDWGEDVIAKHIREDH from the coding sequence ATGAAACAAATTGCAAACCTGATGTTTGCTTTGGTGCTCAGCTTGGCCGCTTGTGCTCAAAAAAACAGCAACACCGAAGCTTTGGAAGCCTGTCAGGCTCTTTTGAAAAGCTTACCCGATAATCTGAAAAGTGAAATTCAATTTTCATTCGATTCGCCCGAACGGAAGAATTGGTTTTTCACACCTGTGCCAAGAAAGGGACTGGATTATCGCAAACTCGATGCGTCGCAGAAAAAATTGGCCCAGAAAATACTTAAGGCGTCTTTGAGCGAGAGTGGGCGTGAAACAGCTCTGGCCATTATGCAACTCGAAGGCGTGTTGCATGTGCTGGAAAAGCGGCCCGCCGATAGCGACCACCGCGATCCGCAGAAATATTATTTTTCCATCTTCGGTACACCCGATACTGACGAAGTTTGGGGCTGGCGTATAGAAGGCCACCATTTGTCTTTGAATTATTCGTCGGCCGCGGGAGAGATCGCCTCGGCCACACCTTTGTTTTTTGGGACAAATCCCGCTCGCGTGCCCGCAGGAATGCCCAAGCCTGAAGGCACCGAGGTGCTTAAAAAGGAAACGCAGATGGGTTTTGATTTTCTGGCTTCGTTAAACGAAGCACAAAAACAAAAGGCTTTGATTGCTGAAAAATCGCCATATGATATTCAAAGTTCGAACAAAGCCGAGGCCAAGCCCACAATCAACATGGAAGAGGGACTTTCGTTTGCTGAAATGAGTAAAGAGCAACAAAGGGCTTTGCTCGATATGGTGAGCTATTATGTGCGTCGCTCGCCCAAAGGCTTTGCTGTGGAATTGATGCAGAAAATTGAGCAAGAAGGTATAGACAAACTGCATTTTGTCTGGATGGGAGTCGATCATTGGGGCGAAGGGCATTACTACCGCATCCACAGTCCTGCTATTTTAATAGAGTACGATTGCACGCAAAACAACGCGAATCATGTGCATACCGTGGTACGCGAATTTGCGAACGATTGGGGAGAAGACGTCATTGCCAAGCACATTCGCGAAGATCATTGA
- a CDS encoding 3-deoxy-D-manno-octulosonic acid transferase, which yields MLQHLYNWMMRAYFLAIKSFGFFNEKAKKRAENNLNYQTVLHKRKPNAPLAWFHCASLGEFEQGRPVIESFSTQYPNWQILLTFFSPSGYDVRKNYAAADIVCYLPIDKPKDARAFVQAFQPNLAVFVKYEFWRNFLINCKEKNIPLLSISTIFRPSQLFFSPFGGFQRQVLHTIDHFFVQNEESAQLLDKIEIKNYSIAGDTRFDRVADTLKNIKAIPLAQKFVADKLCMVCGSVWPEDMEVLLPFMAQNPELKFIVAPHEIQDSEMSKWENRMENGSLRFSNAEKHPDLLQAQCLIIDNVGMLSSLYQYGSFAFIGGAFGAGLHNILEAATFGMPLFFGHKKYHKFQEAHDLIAKQVAFPVANYSEFQDAYNRIDFTKRQQISTDSRSYIEEKTGATEMIMHWIENHIPVDQ from the coding sequence ATGCTTCAACACCTCTACAATTGGATGATGCGGGCTTATTTTCTCGCGATCAAGAGCTTTGGCTTTTTCAACGAAAAGGCAAAAAAACGGGCCGAAAACAATTTGAATTATCAAACTGTTCTGCACAAAAGAAAACCGAATGCTCCATTGGCTTGGTTTCACTGTGCCTCTTTGGGCGAATTTGAGCAAGGCCGGCCAGTGATCGAATCCTTTTCCACACAATATCCCAACTGGCAGATCCTCTTGACTTTCTTCTCGCCTTCGGGCTACGATGTGCGTAAAAACTACGCTGCTGCAGATATCGTGTGTTATTTACCCATAGATAAACCGAAAGATGCCCGTGCTTTCGTTCAGGCATTCCAGCCCAATTTGGCGGTTTTCGTGAAATATGAATTTTGGCGTAACTTCCTGATTAACTGCAAAGAGAAAAACATTCCCCTGCTTTCAATTTCCACTATATTCAGGCCTTCTCAATTGTTCTTTTCTCCGTTCGGAGGGTTCCAAAGGCAGGTCTTGCACACTATCGATCACTTCTTTGTGCAAAATGAAGAATCGGCCCAATTGCTCGACAAAATCGAAATCAAAAACTATTCCATTGCAGGAGATACCCGATTCGATCGTGTGGCCGACACCTTGAAAAACATCAAGGCCATTCCATTGGCCCAAAAATTTGTAGCCGACAAATTGTGCATGGTTTGCGGTTCTGTTTGGCCCGAAGACATGGAAGTGTTGTTGCCATTTATGGCCCAAAATCCTGAACTGAAATTCATCGTAGCTCCACACGAAATACAGGACAGCGAAATGAGCAAATGGGAAAATCGTATGGAAAACGGCAGCCTTCGTTTTTCAAATGCTGAAAAACACCCCGATCTGCTACAGGCACAATGTCTGATCATCGACAATGTGGGTATGCTTTCTTCGCTTTACCAATACGGCAGTTTTGCCTTTATTGGCGGGGCTTTCGGAGCTGGCTTGCACAATATACTGGAAGCCGCCACTTTTGGCATGCCGCTTTTTTTCGGGCACAAAAAGTATCATAAATTTCAAGAGGCTCACGACCTCATTGCAAAGCAAGTGGCTTTCCCTGTGGCCAATTACTCCGAATTTCAGGATGCGTACAACCGAATCGATTTCACCAAAAGGCAACAAATCTCAACAGATTCGAGAAGTTACATAGAAGAAAAAACGGGAGCGACCGAAATGATTATGCATTGGATTGAAAACCACATTCCTGTCGATCAATGA
- a CDS encoding ELWxxDGT repeat protein — MKLFLSVFVILCSCSGGLTAQEIESPELVEDLNKVNSDSNPRGFVEIGEYIYYLASDNNSSALLSIYKTNVQSRITQFVDDSVTVLQNRAFKCIDPYLIYQRNDDVKVLDTHDGSLAVFENYRAAQYTEASEPLVVYRQGDLKSTSILWPEGDSLEILHPFDSFGNTDYSFEGISYAFSDGYFFVGLRNTSDSGRSIWKIKLDDPEDFVEIVNFNSLLSQQEKADYVTTLFNAFCHEEKVFFVTWGGSINTTTFWCWNQSDQTFERLCSLNGWIIDYEYISMGSSVFVKYRDQHLFITDGSANGTLALTDKTIFFDSGNSGAKQGVLWQNEQVAEYPIHKSVVEFQGLVYFSYYDSVHGSELWLSNGTKEGTQLVEDILPGSEGSKPENFIVIGNELFFSAFANTKLYKLAENGIEEVGDIPQGLDDTSPNSLILTNELIAFFSMSVDSVGKELFYHDLNTDEEGLVANINTSTQSAFSAYPPGPLFAKFEDQLFFVASSKNVRELWRTNSVTNETVKVFEFLDGESVIEVKNVGNCIFLLSQNTSHNEASLWKLNTDLSNLALIYSVTNGSISIPRVDNGAFFFSVTKKFEPDAAQIGKIEAESVSWFAANRGIQIHGFLNGDLVSSSEIDSSFELAFIDRATGSDKWTYVLSAEPFSVVELNSLIWFSLKDGSRKVYSANLEYLNFITLPPLDFTPIGKSEIYIRVFHNTLIILEKVDDKAYVYAYKPKSEELTLLQQFTAQNFYKMKVDEYLDLSTALLLVVSDGGLAKQLAITDGTLNGTEIYLSNASNSDIRFSLHHNYFYFMDETGSMKAINILDNTEKFIFEPEEYAVEPNSLIVVGNFLYFVANSPEYGFELFRLGLDCDGLVESIASGDWIDSNTWNCGKVPTVQDKVIINPEHSVQIHDGESANIRGLETKPHAVLSINPNALFSVSP; from the coding sequence TTGAAATTATTTTTATCTGTATTCGTAATACTTTGTAGTTGTTCTGGCGGGCTTACCGCACAAGAGATTGAAAGCCCTGAACTGGTCGAGGATCTCAATAAAGTCAATTCAGATAGCAACCCACGTGGGTTTGTAGAAATTGGCGAGTACATATATTATTTGGCTTCGGATAATAACTCCTCAGCACTTCTGAGCATCTACAAAACCAATGTACAAAGTAGAATTACACAATTTGTGGATGATTCTGTCACAGTGCTTCAGAATAGAGCGTTTAAATGCATTGATCCATATCTGATTTATCAAAGGAACGACGATGTGAAAGTCTTGGATACCCATGACGGATCATTGGCTGTATTCGAAAATTACCGGGCCGCACAGTATACGGAGGCTTCCGAGCCATTGGTTGTCTATCGTCAGGGAGATTTGAAATCTACTTCGATTCTTTGGCCTGAGGGAGATTCTTTGGAAATATTGCATCCCTTTGATTCTTTTGGGAATACAGACTATTCGTTTGAGGGCATATCGTATGCTTTTTCGGATGGTTACTTTTTTGTGGGTTTAAGAAATACAAGTGATTCTGGACGGAGCATTTGGAAAATAAAACTTGATGATCCAGAGGATTTTGTAGAAATCGTAAATTTTAACAGTTTACTGAGCCAACAAGAAAAGGCCGACTATGTAACGACTTTATTCAATGCCTTTTGCCATGAAGAGAAAGTGTTTTTCGTGACTTGGGGCGGGAGTATAAATACAACTACTTTTTGGTGTTGGAATCAAAGTGATCAGACTTTCGAAAGGTTGTGTTCTTTAAATGGGTGGATTATCGATTATGAATATATCTCGATGGGTTCGTCTGTTTTTGTGAAATACAGGGATCAGCACCTGTTCATAACTGATGGCAGTGCCAATGGAACTCTCGCATTGACAGACAAAACCATCTTTTTTGATTCGGGAAACAGTGGTGCTAAACAAGGTGTTTTGTGGCAAAATGAGCAGGTGGCCGAATATCCAATACACAAATCTGTTGTCGAGTTTCAGGGATTGGTTTATTTTTCTTACTATGACAGTGTACATGGGAGTGAGCTCTGGTTGAGCAACGGGACGAAAGAGGGCACACAATTGGTAGAAGACATTTTGCCAGGAAGTGAAGGCTCCAAGCCTGAAAATTTCATTGTTATTGGTAATGAATTATTTTTCTCGGCTTTTGCAAATACCAAACTGTATAAATTAGCTGAAAACGGCATTGAAGAGGTGGGCGATATACCACAAGGACTGGATGATACAAGTCCCAACTCCCTTATTCTTACAAATGAACTTATCGCTTTTTTCTCGATGAGTGTGGATTCTGTAGGGAAAGAGCTATTTTATCACGATTTAAATACGGATGAAGAAGGTTTGGTGGCGAATATCAACACCTCTACCCAAAGTGCCTTTTCTGCGTATCCACCAGGTCCACTATTTGCGAAATTTGAGGATCAATTGTTTTTTGTGGCCAGTTCCAAGAATGTTCGGGAATTGTGGCGTACCAATTCGGTCACCAACGAAACGGTGAAAGTATTTGAGTTTTTGGATGGGGAGTCTGTGATAGAAGTGAAGAATGTGGGCAACTGCATTTTTTTGTTAAGCCAAAACACTAGCCATAACGAGGCTTCTCTTTGGAAACTGAATACAGACCTAAGCAATCTGGCCTTAATCTATTCTGTGACCAACGGCTCAATTTCCATACCCAGAGTAGACAATGGGGCTTTTTTCTTCTCAGTGACAAAAAAGTTTGAACCGGATGCCGCCCAGATTGGGAAAATTGAAGCCGAAAGTGTTTCGTGGTTTGCGGCCAATAGAGGTATTCAGATTCATGGCTTTTTAAATGGTGATTTGGTTTCTTCGAGCGAAATAGATTCGAGCTTTGAATTGGCTTTTATCGATAGGGCAACGGGCTCGGACAAATGGACCTATGTCTTATCGGCAGAACCATTCTCAGTGGTTGAATTGAATAGTTTAATATGGTTTTCTCTTAAGGATGGAAGCCGAAAGGTATACAGTGCCAATCTTGAATATTTAAATTTTATAACACTTCCGCCTCTTGATTTCACGCCCATCGGCAAGTCTGAAATTTACATTCGGGTCTTCCACAATACACTTATTATTCTGGAAAAGGTAGACGACAAGGCTTATGTGTATGCATATAAGCCAAAATCGGAAGAACTCACCTTATTGCAACAATTTACGGCCCAGAATTTTTATAAAATGAAAGTCGACGAATATTTGGATCTGTCGACTGCTCTCCTTCTTGTGGTCTCAGATGGTGGTTTGGCCAAGCAGTTGGCGATAACTGACGGAACCCTAAACGGTACCGAGATATACCTTTCGAATGCATCCAATAGCGATATTCGATTCAGTCTTCACCACAATTATTTCTACTTTATGGATGAGACGGGTTCCATGAAGGCCATCAATATTCTGGATAATACGGAGAAGTTTATCTTTGAACCCGAAGAGTATGCGGTGGAGCCCAATAGCTTAATTGTCGTGGGCAATTTCTTGTATTTTGTAGCAAACTCTCCGGAATATGGTTTTGAGCTTTTCAGGTTGGGCTTAGATTGTGACGGGCTGGTTGAGAGCATCGCGAGTGGAGATTGGATAGACTCGAATACGTGGAACTGCGGAAAAGTACCCACGGTGCAAGATAAAGTGATTATCAATCCAGAACATAGTGTGCAAATTCATGATGGGGAGAGTGCGAATATTCGTGGTTTGGAAACAAAACCCCATGCGGTGTTGAGCATTAACCCAAACGCTTTGTTTTCGGTAAGCCCCTAA
- the trpB gene encoding tryptophan synthase subunit beta yields MINIENSAFGVDERGYYGNFGGAWIPEMLYPNVEELRLNYKEIIYKKDFQDEFNQLLEDYVGRPTPLYFAARLSERLQTNVYLKREDLCHTGAHKVNNTIGQILLAKRLGKNKIVAETGAGQHGVATATVCALMGIECIVYMGEVDIERQAPNVARMKMLGAEVVPAKSGSRTLKDATNEAMRHWINNPTDTHYIIGSVVGPHPYPDMVARFQSVISEEIKAQLLQKTGRENPDYVVACVGGGSNAAGTYFHFLDNEDVKIVAAEAAGFGVDTDKSAATTFLGKPGVLHGSKSLMMQTADGQVIEPHSISAGLDYPGIGPMHAHLWESSRAQFYAVTDDEAMRAGMELAKLEGIIPAIESSHALAALDNLKAGKDETVVVSLSGRGDKDLATYMKYL; encoded by the coding sequence ATGATAAATATTGAGAATTCGGCATTCGGTGTAGACGAAAGAGGGTATTACGGGAATTTCGGTGGAGCTTGGATACCGGAAATGTTGTATCCGAATGTGGAAGAATTGCGATTGAATTACAAGGAAATCATATATAAAAAGGATTTTCAAGACGAATTCAACCAATTACTGGAGGATTATGTGGGCCGCCCCACACCACTTTATTTCGCAGCCAGGCTTTCGGAGCGGCTTCAAACGAACGTATACCTGAAACGAGAAGACCTTTGTCATACCGGAGCCCATAAAGTGAACAACACAATTGGGCAGATTTTGTTGGCCAAGCGTTTGGGTAAAAATAAGATAGTAGCCGAAACAGGTGCGGGACAGCACGGGGTGGCCACTGCTACGGTGTGTGCATTGATGGGTATAGAGTGCATTGTGTACATGGGAGAGGTGGATATCGAGCGACAGGCCCCCAATGTGGCCCGAATGAAAATGTTGGGAGCCGAGGTTGTGCCCGCCAAGAGCGGTTCACGAACTTTGAAAGATGCGACAAACGAAGCCATGCGGCATTGGATCAATAATCCAACCGATACACATTATATAATAGGTTCTGTGGTTGGTCCCCATCCTTATCCCGATATGGTGGCCCGTTTTCAATCCGTCATTTCAGAAGAGATCAAAGCACAGCTTTTGCAGAAGACAGGCCGCGAAAATCCAGATTATGTGGTGGCCTGTGTAGGTGGTGGCTCCAATGCAGCGGGTACTTATTTTCATTTTCTAGACAACGAAGACGTGAAGATTGTTGCTGCCGAAGCAGCGGGTTTTGGGGTGGATACAGATAAATCTGCGGCCACTACGTTTTTGGGTAAACCAGGCGTGCTGCACGGAAGCAAGAGCTTGATGATGCAAACGGCCGACGGACAGGTGATTGAGCCGCATTCTATTTCAGCCGGACTCGATTATCCGGGTATTGGACCGATGCATGCCCACCTTTGGGAATCGAGCAGAGCCCAGTTTTATGCCGTAACCGATGATGAAGCCATGCGAGCAGGGATGGAGTTGGCCAAATTGGAAGGCATTATTCCAGCCATTGAATCTTCACATGCATTGGCCGCATTGGATAATCTAAAAGCTGGAAAGGACGAAACCGTGGTGGTGAGCCTGTCGGGTCGTGGCGATAAAGATTTAGCAACGTATATGAAATATTTATAA
- the trpA gene encoding tryptophan synthase subunit alpha, with amino-acid sequence MNRLLTLFQQKKEKVLNIYFTAGFPRLNDTLALAEAIQEAGADLIEIGIPFSDPVADGETIQKANTRALQNGMHVALLFEQLQKLRDSVKIPVILMGDVNPMLQYGTEDFCKKCQEVGVDGLILPNLPMDEYLAEFKPIFDRYGLLNIFLITPQTSEERIRRIDENSAGFIYMVSSSSTTGSTKGISKDMEGYFSRVDQMSLNNPRLIGFGIKDKETFQQASAFANGAIIGSAFIRAIEESENPSLAAKDFVQAVLE; translated from the coding sequence ATGAACAGACTCCTCACGCTATTTCAGCAAAAGAAAGAAAAGGTACTCAATATTTATTTCACGGCGGGCTTTCCCCGGTTGAATGACACCTTGGCATTGGCCGAGGCCATTCAGGAGGCAGGAGCAGACCTGATCGAAATCGGTATTCCCTTTTCGGACCCCGTGGCCGATGGCGAAACAATTCAGAAGGCGAATACCCGAGCCCTTCAGAATGGAATGCACGTGGCCTTGCTTTTTGAGCAATTGCAGAAATTGCGGGATAGCGTGAAAATACCGGTGATCTTGATGGGCGATGTGAACCCCATGCTGCAGTACGGGACGGAAGACTTTTGCAAGAAATGCCAGGAGGTAGGGGTCGATGGCCTGATATTGCCCAACCTGCCTATGGACGAATATTTGGCCGAGTTCAAACCGATATTCGATCGGTATGGCTTGTTGAATATTTTCTTGATCACCCCGCAAACTTCGGAAGAGCGAATACGGCGTATTGATGAGAATTCGGCAGGCTTTATATATATGGTCTCTTCATCTTCTACCACGGGCTCTACAAAGGGTATCAGTAAGGATATGGAAGGTTACTTTTCACGGGTCGATCAAATGAGCTTGAATAATCCAAGACTTATAGGTTTTGGGATAAAGGACAAGGAGACTTTTCAGCAAGCCTCGGCATTTGCCAACGGAGCCATAATAGGTTCGGCCTTCATTCGTGCAATCGAAGAAAGCGAAAACCCCAGCCTTGCAGCGAAGGATTTTGTGCAAGCTGTATTGGAGTAA
- a CDS encoding N-acetylmuramoyl-L-alanine amidase yields MTKYTFLLFVVCCASCAPRLQIIDKPIEFGDERIKLTKAYMKEHYGIVQDNIEIEPKMVVVHWTAIPTFEGSFAAFEHTRLPESRTAIKGASPLNVSIQFLVDQNGKVYRLMPENWMARHVIGLNHAAIGIENVGGTKGTPLTKAQFRANVKLVKYLKRKYPIEYLLGHLEYTRFENSPLWKEKDGNYRTTKTDPGKDFMKNLRQKTRKLDFLPVP; encoded by the coding sequence ATGACAAAATATACTTTTCTGCTGTTTGTGGTGTGTTGTGCTTCTTGTGCACCGCGGCTTCAAATCATAGATAAACCCATCGAGTTTGGTGACGAGCGTATCAAGCTTACCAAGGCGTATATGAAGGAGCATTACGGCATTGTGCAAGACAATATAGAAATAGAGCCGAAAATGGTGGTGGTGCATTGGACAGCCATTCCGACTTTCGAAGGGTCCTTCGCGGCTTTTGAACACACAAGGCTGCCCGAAAGCCGCACGGCGATAAAAGGTGCGAGCCCACTCAATGTCTCCATTCAGTTTTTGGTGGATCAGAATGGCAAGGTCTATCGCTTGATGCCGGAAAACTGGATGGCACGTCATGTGATTGGATTGAACCACGCTGCCATTGGAATTGAAAATGTAGGTGGAACAAAAGGTACTCCATTGACGAAAGCACAGTTTCGGGCGAATGTAAAGCTGGTCAAATACCTAAAAAGGAAATACCCAATAGAATATTTATTGGGGCATTTGGAATATACTCGCTTCGAGAATAGCCCGCTTTGGAAAGAAAAAGATGGAAATTATCGTACGACCAAAACAGATCCTGGAAAAGATTTCATGAAAAATTTAAGGCAGAAAACGCGTAAACTCGATTTTTTGCCCGTGCCTTAA
- a CDS encoding Dabb family protein, with protein sequence MKRSIVLMAVASVLAFSCTPQKEESTETSEEVTMEKSDKGMLRHVVMFKFKDETAQEDVDKVVNAFLDLKNSIPEIKSIEWGTNNSPEGLNQGLTHCFTLTFDNAADRDAYLPNPNHKEFGKILGPHLDKVTVIDYTIE encoded by the coding sequence ATGAAAAGAAGTATCGTACTTATGGCTGTGGCCTCAGTGTTGGCCTTTAGCTGTACACCTCAAAAAGAAGAATCAACGGAAACAAGCGAAGAAGTGACTATGGAGAAAAGCGACAAGGGCATGTTGAGACATGTCGTGATGTTTAAATTCAAGGACGAGACAGCCCAGGAGGATGTGGACAAAGTAGTGAATGCTTTTTTAGATTTAAAGAATAGCATTCCTGAGATCAAATCTATTGAATGGGGCACAAACAACAGCCCCGAAGGATTGAACCAAGGTTTGACACATTGCTTTACGCTTACTTTCGACAATGCCGCAGATCGCGACGCCTATTTGCCCAACCCGAATCACAAAGAGTTTGGTAAAATCTTGGGCCCACATTTGGATAAAGTAACCGTAATCGATTATACGATTGAATAA
- a CDS encoding 2'-5' RNA ligase family protein, with product MNESPQLGLFSPNETVEIEIAFAIPEPLHGQILNLKRQIFAVAGNYDFSRSAPHISVHNFEVGVKSEKIVFSKIQKHLSLIRPINLHLDGFEFIPKQFMAWSKIFNRADFDDVRQAIKHLRLDIDKHNPNFSFHPHLTVARMKSKEQYLQLTEILEKTALSGQYLLDKILVQSPLAERNWEKREIGVIHL from the coding sequence ATGAACGAAAGCCCGCAATTAGGCTTATTCTCTCCAAATGAAACCGTAGAAATTGAGATTGCCTTTGCGATCCCAGAGCCTTTACATGGTCAAATTTTGAACCTCAAAAGACAAATATTTGCGGTAGCCGGAAATTATGACTTTTCCAGATCTGCCCCTCATATCTCTGTTCACAATTTTGAGGTTGGGGTAAAATCCGAAAAAATTGTATTCTCCAAAATACAAAAACACTTGTCGCTTATCCGGCCGATCAATTTGCATTTAGACGGTTTTGAATTCATTCCAAAACAATTCATGGCTTGGTCGAAGATATTCAATCGAGCAGATTTCGACGATGTAAGGCAAGCCATCAAACACCTCAGGTTGGATATTGACAAGCACAATCCCAACTTCTCATTTCACCCGCACCTCACTGTTGCCCGAATGAAAAGCAAAGAGCAATATTTGCAGCTCACCGAAATTTTGGAGAAAACCGCACTTTCTGGTCAGTATTTACTGGATAAAATCCTTGTCCAAAGTCCACTTGCGGAAAGGAATTGGGAGAAAAGAGAAATCGGAGTAATCCACCTATAG
- a CDS encoding formylglycine-generating enzyme family protein: protein MKLISTLILLLSLTVACSSENSDEKNNDAAAENELNIDPKSEFPSTILYTGAEQPQDSSQILNTETAPEGMVAIDGGNVRIGSNEGFDHERPLFWARLKPFFMDKSPVTVGEFRKFVEDTGYKTDADKFGNAGIIHETTNKTWILKDGANWEYPMGHDFPKAKDDHPVTQVSWRDAEAYAKWAGKRLPHEIEWEHAARNGHNSRNIYPWGDNLEPDGKFRANVWNGIFPEHNEVSDGFPETSPVGYYGQTPIGLTDMSGNVWEWCSNHHFDYRTLAIPNFPKKVDQEMSERGGSFLCEPTWCHGYRVSGRSSSTSETSLFHVGFRCVKDIE, encoded by the coding sequence ATGAAATTAATTTCAACCCTTATCCTTTTACTGAGCCTTACTGTGGCCTGCTCTTCCGAAAACAGTGACGAAAAAAACAACGATGCTGCGGCAGAGAATGAATTGAACATCGACCCGAAAAGCGAATTTCCTTCCACTATTCTGTACACTGGAGCAGAACAGCCCCAAGACAGTAGCCAAATTCTCAATACCGAAACCGCTCCCGAGGGTATGGTCGCAATCGACGGCGGCAATGTACGCATCGGTTCGAATGAAGGTTTTGATCACGAACGCCCTCTTTTCTGGGCCCGTTTGAAACCCTTTTTCATGGATAAATCGCCAGTTACGGTAGGCGAGTTCAGAAAATTCGTTGAAGACACAGGTTATAAAACCGATGCCGATAAATTTGGCAATGCTGGGATAATCCACGAAACAACCAATAAAACTTGGATTCTTAAAGATGGAGCCAATTGGGAGTACCCCATGGGGCATGATTTCCCGAAGGCCAAAGACGATCACCCCGTCACGCAGGTGTCGTGGCGAGATGCCGAAGCCTATGCCAAATGGGCGGGCAAAAGATTGCCCCATGAAATTGAATGGGAACATGCCGCAAGAAACGGTCACAACAGCCGTAACATCTATCCTTGGGGAGATAATTTGGAACCCGATGGCAAATTTAGAGCCAATGTATGGAACGGGATTTTCCCCGAACACAATGAAGTTTCGGATGGTTTTCCGGAAACATCGCCTGTGGGCTATTATGGTCAAACACCGATTGGCCTGACAGACATGAGCGGAAATGTATGGGAATGGTGCAGCAATCACCATTTTGATTACCGCACTTTGGCCATACCCAATTTCCCTAAAAAAGTGGATCAAGAAATGTCTGAACGCGGTGGATCTTTTCTTTGTGAACCGACTTGGTGTCATGGATACCGCGTATCTGGACGGTCTTCTTCCACTTCGGAGACTTCTTTGTTTCATGTCGGTTTCCGCTGTGTGAAAGACATCGAATAA
- a CDS encoding Rossmann-like and DUF2520 domain-containing protein: protein MTVSIIGTGNLAWHYLREFEEQSIPVAEVFTRSKKKAEDFRGYAYDVKIQTHLDFSDSPSTFFFLAVSDDALAMVATEIKLPPEAILIHSSGAKPLTILEVTLNRNPDAQLAVFYPLMTFSKGHPVDFRHVPICLEAETQSTLKSLTKLAKKISKDVLTVNSSQRVSLHIAAVFACNFVNHLWALSQEILDEKELEFDLLKPLIQETFEKAMKADHPAYVQTGPALRNDNSTLTLHQNLIAEDEDLLRVYRTLSKSIQDWHQ, encoded by the coding sequence ATGACCGTATCGATAATTGGCACGGGAAATCTGGCCTGGCATTATTTAAGAGAATTCGAAGAACAGAGTATCCCTGTGGCCGAGGTATTTACACGCAGTAAGAAAAAGGCGGAAGACTTTCGCGGTTATGCATACGATGTAAAAATTCAAACCCATCTCGATTTCAGCGATAGTCCTTCAACTTTTTTTTTCCTTGCCGTATCCGATGATGCCTTGGCCATGGTGGCTACAGAAATCAAATTGCCGCCAGAGGCCATTTTGATTCACAGTTCCGGAGCCAAACCTCTAACTATTTTAGAGGTTACTTTAAATCGAAATCCCGATGCTCAATTGGCGGTTTTTTATCCTTTAATGACTTTTTCCAAAGGCCATCCCGTAGATTTTCGACACGTGCCCATTTGTTTGGAAGCCGAGACACAAAGCACCTTGAAAAGCTTGACAAAGTTGGCCAAAAAAATCAGCAAAGATGTGCTCACTGTAAATTCTTCGCAAAGGGTCAGCTTGCACATTGCAGCCGTTTTTGCCTGTAATTTCGTCAACCATCTTTGGGCCTTAAGCCAAGAGATTCTCGACGAAAAAGAACTGGAATTCGATTTGCTTAAACCTTTAATACAAGAAACTTTCGAAAAGGCCATGAAAGCCGATCACCCCGCTTATGTGCAGACTGGGCCCGCCTTGCGAAATGATAATTCTACCTTAACTTTACATCAAAATTTAATTGCTGAAGACGAAGACCTTTTACGGGTTTATCGCACACTCAGCAAAAGCATTCAAGATTGGCATCAATGA